A stretch of the Actinoalloteichus fjordicus genome encodes the following:
- a CDS encoding trypsin-like serine peptidase yields the protein MKSSLRSASMILCTALTVALTSGTTTALAAEEADSNKPEFGVAQPVGQQIDGRVLSPLDLPTRRAEWAADRPFFTGTGDLADAGTGVSFDGAPPASSGGESQPLSIFDPDQRSQVSVTTTFPSRAVVHTTATGRGGCSGFLVSSDTVLTAGHCLHPGGTGSAGDFYTNVQVFPGRNGSSLPYGSCGRTQLWTDQTWIDSSNTNQDWGVIKLNCTIGNTTGWFGFRWQSNSYDGTHITIRGYPGDKPAGTMWFHGGPIRQSLGNKLHYTVDTVGGQSGSPVYNDAFSAIAIHSNGRTPQVDYNKGTRITQSLFEFIDGVR from the coding sequence ATGAAGAGTTCTCTTCGTTCTGCGTCGATGATCTTATGCACGGCTCTGACCGTGGCACTCACCTCGGGGACGACCACCGCTCTGGCCGCCGAGGAAGCCGATTCGAATAAACCGGAATTCGGTGTCGCGCAACCGGTCGGACAGCAGATCGACGGCCGAGTACTGAGTCCGCTCGATCTGCCGACACGCCGTGCAGAATGGGCCGCAGACCGCCCCTTCTTCACCGGAACCGGCGATCTCGCCGACGCCGGGACGGGCGTCTCCTTCGACGGCGCACCACCCGCGTCGAGCGGGGGCGAGAGCCAGCCGCTGTCGATCTTCGATCCTGATCAGCGGTCTCAGGTGAGCGTCACCACGACCTTCCCGAGCCGAGCCGTCGTACACACCACCGCGACCGGACGTGGCGGTTGCAGCGGCTTCCTCGTCTCGTCCGACACCGTTCTGACCGCAGGTCACTGTCTCCATCCCGGCGGGACCGGCAGCGCGGGCGACTTCTACACGAACGTCCAGGTGTTTCCCGGCCGCAACGGCAGTTCACTCCCGTACGGGAGCTGCGGACGCACTCAGCTCTGGACGGACCAGACCTGGATCGACAGCAGCAACACCAACCAGGACTGGGGCGTCATCAAGCTGAACTGCACGATCGGCAACACCACCGGCTGGTTCGGCTTCCGCTGGCAGTCGAATTCCTATGACGGCACCCACATCACGATTCGCGGCTATCCGGGTGACAAGCCCGCGGGCACGATGTGGTTTCACGGCGGACCGATTCGACAGTCCCTCGGCAACAAGCTCCACTACACGGTGGACACGGTCGGCGGCCAGAGCGGCTCGCCGGTCTACAATGATGCCTTCAGCGCGATCGCCATTCACTCCAACGGCCGCACACCGCAGGTCGACTACAACAAGGGGACTCGCATCACTCAGAGTCTGTTCGAGTTCATCGACGGGGTGCGGTGA
- a CDS encoding alpha/beta hydrolase — protein sequence MNRRRAVGRGTTVLAVLGLTGTLVGVPAVAAEPGDERTTQLQWGTCPEDVPDDLAQLQCATVPVPLDYSDPDGEQIEITISRLASANPDKRRGVLLLNPGGPGGSGLDLPLLLTSQGLPAGVMDSYDLIGMDTRGIGHSAPVSCGFTDDQEYNANIPPYAVDEAAVVDQARIAQGVAEQCAANDDEGRLRHLSTANKARDLDQIRAALGEEKASFLGFSYGTALGAAYASMFPATADRVVLDSNIGDTHLDHDGMRRFALGMEETFPDFANWAAARHDSYGLGSTPEEVRETYFTLAERLDETPMPGLDGSFFRLFAFVTLYDESSYGTTAQAWQSLLESGDATQAAQALRDAEEIVPAVGLQAGTAATSENDNNFSVFLAVTCNDVEWPEDVETYQRAVAEDREQHPLYGAAAANITPCAYWQEPLEPPVAVNDDGPTNVLIVQNQRDPVTPLRGGELLDEKFGDRSRLVSVNGSGHGVYVLGDNPCALNITTKYLVDGTMPQKNLTCDAA from the coding sequence GTGAATCGAAGACGTGCTGTCGGCCGAGGAACGACCGTGCTGGCCGTGCTCGGACTCACCGGGACGTTGGTCGGGGTGCCTGCGGTGGCCGCCGAGCCGGGTGATGAGCGGACGACGCAGCTGCAGTGGGGTACGTGTCCCGAGGATGTTCCGGACGATCTGGCGCAGTTGCAGTGCGCCACCGTGCCGGTGCCCCTGGACTACAGCGACCCCGACGGTGAGCAGATCGAGATCACGATCTCCCGGCTGGCCAGTGCGAACCCGGACAAGCGACGCGGCGTCCTGCTGCTGAACCCCGGCGGTCCCGGCGGGTCCGGCCTGGACCTGCCCCTGCTCCTCACCTCTCAGGGTCTGCCCGCCGGCGTCATGGACAGCTACGACCTGATCGGCATGGACACCAGAGGGATCGGGCACTCGGCGCCGGTGAGCTGCGGCTTCACCGACGATCAGGAGTACAACGCCAACATCCCGCCGTATGCGGTGGACGAGGCGGCGGTCGTCGATCAGGCGAGGATCGCCCAGGGCGTCGCCGAGCAGTGCGCCGCGAACGACGACGAAGGACGACTCCGGCACCTGTCGACGGCGAACAAGGCCCGTGACCTGGACCAGATCCGGGCCGCGCTCGGCGAGGAGAAGGCCAGCTTCCTCGGGTTCTCCTACGGGACCGCGCTGGGCGCGGCGTACGCCTCGATGTTCCCGGCGACTGCGGACCGGGTCGTGCTCGACAGCAACATCGGCGACACCCACCTCGACCACGACGGCATGCGCCGATTCGCCCTGGGGATGGAGGAGACGTTCCCGGACTTCGCGAACTGGGCCGCCGCCCGGCACGACAGCTACGGCCTGGGCAGCACGCCCGAGGAGGTCCGCGAGACCTACTTCACCCTCGCCGAACGACTCGACGAGACCCCGATGCCCGGGCTGGACGGCAGCTTCTTCCGGCTCTTCGCCTTCGTCACGCTCTACGACGAGTCGTCGTACGGCACGACGGCGCAGGCCTGGCAGTCGCTGCTCGAATCCGGTGACGCGACGCAGGCCGCGCAGGCTTTGCGCGACGCCGAGGAGATCGTGCCTGCGGTCGGTCTGCAGGCAGGCACGGCGGCGACCTCGGAGAATGACAACAACTTCTCGGTCTTCCTCGCGGTGACCTGCAACGACGTCGAATGGCCCGAGGACGTCGAGACCTACCAGCGCGCCGTCGCAGAAGACCGCGAGCAGCACCCGCTCTACGGCGCGGCCGCCGCCAACATCACGCCCTGCGCCTACTGGCAGGAACCGCTCGAACCGCCGGTGGCAGTCAACGACGACGGCCCCACCAACGTCCTCATCGTGCAGAACCAACGCGACCCGGTCACCCCGCTGCGCGGCGGCGAACTCCTCGACGAGAAGTTCGGCGACCGATCCCGACTCGTCAGCGTCAACGGAAGCGGCCACGGCGTCTACGTCCTCGGCGACAACCCCTGCGCACTCAACATCACCACGAAATACCTCGTCGACGGCACGATGCCCCAGAAGAACCTGACCTGCGACGCGGCCTGA
- a CDS encoding metallophosphoesterase, translated as MNTIGRTLIGTAALGVATLGYAVGIERRAWALRHATLPVLSPGARPLRVLHISDLHMMPNQQSKQRWVAALDELEPDLVVNTGDNLAHQAAVPSVLRALGPLLNRRGVFVFGSNDYYAPKPKNPARYLLPARTAKRIHGVPLPWRDLRAALTERGWLDLTHRRRTFSVQSNTIVAAGVDDPHLRRDRYADIAGIPDPKARLRLGVTHSPEPHVLDSFAADGYDLVLAGHTHGGQLRIPGYGALVTNCGIDRSRARGVSRWGAHTWLNVSAGLGTSPYAPARFACRPEASLLTLVPRESPDHPSVRATQVPAGFGSGQDIS; from the coding sequence ATGAACACCATCGGCCGCACCCTGATCGGGACCGCAGCGCTCGGCGTCGCCACCCTCGGTTATGCCGTCGGAATCGAGCGCAGAGCGTGGGCCCTCCGGCACGCGACGCTGCCAGTCCTGTCCCCCGGCGCACGACCACTCCGCGTCCTGCACATCTCCGACCTGCACATGATGCCGAACCAGCAGTCGAAGCAGCGGTGGGTGGCCGCGCTCGACGAACTGGAGCCGGACCTCGTGGTCAACACCGGGGACAACCTGGCACATCAGGCGGCGGTGCCCTCGGTGCTGCGTGCGTTGGGCCCGCTGTTGAATCGACGTGGCGTCTTCGTCTTCGGCAGCAACGACTATTACGCACCGAAGCCGAAGAATCCCGCGCGTTATCTGCTTCCCGCCCGAACGGCGAAGCGCATTCACGGCGTGCCGCTGCCGTGGCGCGACCTCCGGGCGGCTCTCACCGAGCGCGGCTGGCTCGACCTGACGCACCGAAGGCGCACCTTCAGCGTGCAGAGCAACACGATCGTGGCGGCCGGCGTGGACGATCCGCACCTTCGGCGGGACCGCTACGCCGACATCGCGGGCATCCCCGACCCGAAGGCGAGGCTTCGGCTGGGCGTGACCCACTCGCCGGAGCCGCACGTCCTGGACTCCTTCGCCGCCGACGGCTACGACCTGGTCCTTGCCGGGCACACCCACGGCGGCCAGCTGCGCATTCCCGGTTACGGGGCGCTAGTCACCAACTGCGGGATCGACCGATCGCGGGCCCGAGGGGTCTCTCGGTGGGGTGCACACACCTGGCTGAACGTCTCCGCAGGTCTGGGCACTTCGCCCTACGCTCCGGCGCGGTTCGCGTGCAGGCCGGAAGCGAGTCTGCTGACCCTCGTGCCCCGTGAGTCCCCCGACCATCCGAGCGTCCGAGCAACCCAGGTACCTGCCGGTTTCGGAAGTGGGCAGGACATCAGCTAG
- a CDS encoding GatB/YqeY domain-containing protein produces the protein MAELKARLRAELVTAMKAREALVVSTLRMALTAVTTEEVAGKNARELTDDEVLKVLAKEAKKRDEAAEAFAAAGRSEKAETERAEGEVLRRYLPAQLDDAELAVIAEQAVAEVTEALGERPGQRQMGQVMKIASAKSAGRADGGRVAAAVRALLQG, from the coding sequence ATGGCAGAGCTGAAAGCACGACTGAGGGCGGAGCTCGTCACCGCGATGAAGGCACGAGAAGCCCTCGTGGTGTCCACCCTGCGGATGGCGCTCACGGCGGTGACCACCGAGGAGGTCGCGGGGAAGAACGCGAGAGAACTGACCGACGACGAGGTGCTCAAGGTCCTTGCCAAGGAGGCCAAGAAGCGCGATGAGGCAGCCGAGGCCTTCGCGGCGGCCGGGCGCTCCGAGAAGGCCGAGACCGAGCGCGCCGAGGGCGAGGTGCTGCGTCGTTATCTGCCTGCCCAGCTCGATGACGCCGAACTCGCCGTCATCGCCGAGCAGGCGGTGGCGGAGGTCACCGAGGCGCTCGGCGAGCGTCCTGGCCAGCGTCAGATGGGCCAGGTGATGAAGATCGCCTCGGCGAAGTCGGCGGGTAGGGCCGACGGCGGTCGGGTGGCCGCAGCGGTGCGAGCACTGCTCCAGGGCTGA
- a CDS encoding EI24 domain-containing protein, giving the protein MIRPVRDAFTGLGIAGRGYALIFSSRRHLLRGAVPALLTSLLYLALLITLVIFSGDITAWLTPFADGWGEPLRSLTRITVGIVAFAAVIALAQTMFLTVTLLIGGPIYESISEEIDEQLGGDVGESQTGWFSSLVAGLGDALRMLLRSLIWAVVLLCLGFIPILGLIVPLLAVLVGSWLLALEITSLPMGRRGIGLVDCRRTMRRRRMLALGFGLPNYLLMLIPFAALIVTPAALAGGTVLARTLLDEETVAA; this is encoded by the coding sequence GTGATCCGCCCTGTGCGAGACGCGTTCACCGGCCTGGGAATCGCAGGTCGCGGCTACGCGCTCATCTTCAGCTCACGCCGCCATCTGCTTCGAGGCGCCGTGCCCGCCCTGCTGACATCGCTTCTCTACCTCGCCCTGTTGATCACACTCGTGATCTTCAGCGGCGACATCACCGCCTGGCTGACCCCGTTCGCAGACGGCTGGGGTGAGCCGCTGCGGTCGCTGACGCGGATCACCGTCGGGATCGTCGCCTTCGCCGCCGTCATCGCGCTGGCCCAGACCATGTTCCTGACGGTGACGCTTCTGATCGGCGGACCGATCTACGAGTCGATCTCCGAGGAGATCGACGAGCAACTGGGCGGGGACGTCGGCGAGTCGCAGACCGGCTGGTTCAGCTCCCTGGTCGCAGGCCTCGGCGACGCCCTTCGGATGCTGCTGCGCTCGTTGATCTGGGCCGTCGTCCTGCTGTGCCTCGGCTTCATCCCGATCCTCGGCCTGATCGTCCCGCTGCTGGCGGTCCTGGTGGGCTCCTGGCTGCTCGCGCTGGAGATCACCTCGCTGCCCATGGGCCGACGGGGCATCGGTCTGGTGGACTGCCGCCGGACGATGCGACGACGGCGGATGCTCGCCCTCGGCTTCGGCCTGCCCAACTACCTGCTGATGCTGATCCCCTTCGCCGCGCTGATCGTCACTCCGGCGGCGCTGGCAGGCGGGACGGTCCTCGCCCGCACGCTGCTGGACGAGGAGACCGTCGCCGCCTGA
- a CDS encoding penicillin-binding protein: MHLRTRLLKLLGFCALAGVLTAGVLFPVAGGLGMVSNQASNTVDSISADLVSTDPPLLTTITDSDGAEIAYLFDQYRVIVEPHEIADTMKAAIVAVEDQRFYDHEGVDWRGTIRAAITNQMEGSIAQGGSTLTQQYVKNYLVHVVSNGNPAQQAKSQEQTPARKLREIRIALQLEQHLNKEEILAGYLNVVPFGNQTYGIAAAAQTYFNTTADQLTIAQSAMLAGIVNSPGALNPGTAPEEALVRRNVVIELMAAQGRITPEEEQAALAEPLGLAEPLGRPPNDCVGAGPNDGFFCEYVLDYLQRAGFSKDQLRRGGYTIRTTLDQAANDGAKESAMREVPKDTPGIANVMAIVEPGTESHKVRALVANRDYGLDLESGETMYALPSDMTKFGAGSIYKVFTTAAALEKGMGIYNEVEAPQTYTAMTYINNGDGYTVSNYGENGYPAAMSLQDALAQSPNTSFVMLQERVGLDASIDMAERLGMREGMAGVNHRGDPVDIDAETEDRNMSQGDFLKKHNMGAFTLGFTPTSVLELANVSATIVSGGVWCPPSPIEEVLDRSGNPVPITEAPCEQAVDEKLSDGLFHGLAKDHTDGTATTAANAVDWTRPMMGKTGTAQDYYSAGFIGATPQMAGAVLTFNDGREIQGICDGEPPRLCGGGGNIFGGRVPARTWFSAMTPIHESLPVAELPELDPRYADGGGDSHAPDVVGMDSGEARRVLEEADFSVSEQSVDDAQPRGIVISQSPQGFAMPGDTITISVSTGRASESAETPPSQGAGPSTPPGSAPPPTQPPGGGDGGQPPQPPPPSAPPPPPPPPTQPPQPPEQPPPGEPPPDIDPPGDQPPAQGPDG; the protein is encoded by the coding sequence GTGCACCTCAGGACTCGGCTCCTCAAGCTCCTCGGCTTCTGTGCGTTGGCAGGCGTGCTGACGGCGGGTGTGCTGTTTCCCGTGGCAGGCGGCCTGGGCATGGTGTCCAATCAGGCCAGTAACACGGTGGACAGCATCTCGGCCGACCTGGTCAGCACCGACCCGCCGCTGCTCACCACGATCACCGATTCCGACGGCGCCGAGATCGCCTACCTCTTCGATCAGTACCGCGTGATCGTCGAACCGCACGAGATCGCGGACACGATGAAGGCCGCGATCGTGGCAGTCGAGGACCAGCGCTTCTACGACCACGAGGGCGTCGACTGGCGCGGGACGATCCGGGCGGCCATCACGAATCAGATGGAGGGGTCGATCGCGCAGGGCGGGTCGACGCTCACCCAGCAGTACGTGAAGAACTATCTGGTGCATGTCGTGTCCAACGGCAATCCGGCACAACAGGCGAAGTCGCAGGAACAGACGCCCGCTCGCAAGCTGCGGGAGATCAGGATCGCGCTCCAGCTCGAACAGCACCTGAACAAAGAGGAGATCCTCGCCGGATATCTGAACGTCGTGCCGTTCGGCAACCAGACCTACGGGATCGCCGCCGCCGCACAGACCTACTTCAACACCACCGCCGATCAGCTGACCATCGCCCAGTCCGCGATGCTCGCGGGCATCGTGAACAGCCCCGGCGCGCTCAATCCCGGCACCGCCCCCGAGGAGGCGTTGGTCCGGCGCAACGTCGTGATCGAGCTGATGGCCGCGCAGGGCAGGATCACTCCCGAGGAGGAGCAGGCGGCGCTCGCCGAGCCGCTCGGGCTGGCCGAACCACTGGGCAGGCCGCCGAACGACTGCGTGGGCGCCGGTCCCAACGACGGCTTCTTCTGCGAGTACGTCCTGGACTATCTGCAGCGGGCGGGCTTCTCGAAGGACCAGCTCAGACGCGGTGGCTACACCATCCGCACGACGCTGGACCAGGCCGCGAACGACGGGGCCAAGGAGTCCGCGATGCGGGAGGTCCCCAAGGACACGCCCGGCATCGCCAACGTCATGGCGATCGTGGAGCCCGGTACCGAGAGCCACAAGGTCCGCGCGCTGGTAGCCAATCGCGATTACGGGCTCGATCTGGAGTCGGGCGAGACGATGTACGCCCTGCCCAGCGACATGACCAAGTTCGGCGCGGGCTCGATCTACAAGGTGTTCACCACGGCCGCCGCCCTGGAGAAGGGCATGGGAATCTACAACGAGGTGGAGGCACCGCAGACCTACACCGCGATGACCTACATCAACAACGGCGACGGATACACGGTCTCCAATTACGGTGAGAACGGCTATCCCGCCGCGATGTCCCTGCAGGACGCGCTGGCGCAGTCTCCCAACACGTCGTTCGTGATGTTGCAGGAACGCGTGGGCCTGGACGCGTCGATCGACATGGCCGAACGGCTGGGCATGCGCGAGGGCATGGCGGGGGTGAACCACCGAGGCGATCCGGTCGACATCGACGCCGAGACCGAAGACCGGAACATGTCGCAGGGCGACTTCCTCAAGAAGCACAACATGGGAGCCTTCACCCTCGGCTTCACTCCGACGAGCGTGCTGGAGCTGGCGAACGTGTCCGCCACGATCGTCAGCGGCGGCGTGTGGTGTCCGCCCTCGCCGATCGAGGAGGTCCTCGATCGCTCCGGCAATCCGGTTCCGATCACCGAGGCGCCCTGCGAACAGGCCGTCGACGAGAAGCTGTCCGACGGACTGTTCCACGGACTCGCCAAGGACCATACGGACGGCACCGCCACCACCGCAGCCAACGCGGTCGACTGGACGCGCCCGATGATGGGCAAGACCGGCACCGCGCAGGACTATTACTCCGCCGGTTTCATCGGGGCCACCCCGCAGATGGCGGGCGCGGTCCTGACCTTCAACGACGGCCGGGAGATCCAGGGCATCTGCGACGGCGAGCCGCCTCGGCTGTGCGGGGGCGGCGGGAACATCTTCGGCGGTCGTGTCCCGGCGAGGACCTGGTTCTCGGCGATGACGCCGATTCACGAGTCGCTTCCGGTCGCCGAACTTCCCGAGCTCGACCCGAGGTACGCCGACGGCGGCGGGGACTCGCATGCCCCCGACGTGGTCGGCATGGACTCCGGTGAGGCCAGGAGGGTCCTGGAGGAGGCTGACTTCTCGGTCTCTGAGCAGTCGGTCGACGACGCACAGCCTCGGGGCATCGTGATCAGTCAGTCGCCGCAGGGCTTCGCGATGCCGGGAGACACCATCACCATCTCGGTCAGCACCGGCCGGGCGTCGGAGTCGGCCGAGACACCGCCCTCGCAGGGCGCCGGACCGAGTACGCCGCCGGGCAGCGCCCCGCCGCCCACGCAGCCGCCGGGCGGCGGTGACGGCGGACAACCGCCACAGCCACCGCCGCCGAGCGCGCCGCCACCTCCGCCGCCGCCCCCGACGCAGCCGCCGCAACCACCGGAGCAGCCGCCCCCTGGCGAGCCGCCGCCCGACATCGACCCGCCGGGCGACCAGCCGCCGGCGCAGGGCCCGGACGGGTGA
- a CDS encoding WhiB family transcriptional regulator, whose translation MMFDQGDWRIKAACRDEDPDQLFVRGAEQRKAKLVCLGCPVRTECLAESLDNRIEFGVWGGMTERERRALLRRRPDVLSWAELLQEARRNHSDMEEYQVS comes from the coding sequence ATGATGTTCGACCAGGGGGACTGGCGGATCAAGGCGGCGTGCCGCGACGAGGACCCGGACCAGTTGTTCGTACGTGGAGCGGAACAGCGTAAGGCCAAGCTGGTCTGCCTCGGCTGTCCGGTACGTACTGAATGTCTGGCCGAGTCGCTGGACAACCGGATCGAGTTCGGTGTCTGGGGCGGGATGACGGAACGCGAGCGGCGTGCGCTGCTCCGGCGCCGTCCCGACGTCCTCTCGTGGGCGGAGCTGCTTCAGGAAGCGCGACGCAATCACTCCGACATGGAGGAGTACCAGGTCTCGTAG
- a CDS encoding ArsA family ATPase translates to MPDAPQRGPRRRPPGLAVDSLIDDPATTVLVCCGSGGVGKTTTAAALALRAADRGRRTVVLTIDPARRLAQSLGLKELSNQPRQVRIPGYQPRGELHAMMLDMRRTFDDMVLAHAGRERADAILTNPFYQTISTSFSGTQEYMAMEKLGQLTQDGSWDLIIVDTPPSRSALDFLDAPQRLSTVLDGKLIRLLSAPARAGGRGIRRLVGAGFSLFSKAVSTVVGGQLLADASAFVQAFDSMFGGFRERAEHTYRTLRSPGTAFLVIATPEPDALREASYFVDRLAGEQMPLAGLVINRTHPIIASLPATTSLSAADDLARQNSSPLAEAVLRLHADRVALAERELRLLSRFTKSHPEVAVVGVPALPDDVHDLTGLHEIGNRLASAESAG, encoded by the coding sequence ATGCCGGACGCACCGCAAAGAGGACCGCGCCGCCGCCCACCGGGGCTGGCCGTCGACTCCTTGATCGACGATCCGGCGACGACGGTGCTGGTCTGCTGCGGCTCGGGTGGGGTCGGCAAGACCACGACCGCTGCGGCGCTGGCGCTGCGCGCGGCCGACCGAGGGCGACGGACGGTGGTGCTGACCATCGACCCGGCGCGCAGGCTCGCCCAGTCACTCGGGCTGAAGGAGCTGTCCAACCAGCCCAGACAGGTACGCATCCCCGGCTACCAGCCCCGCGGCGAACTGCACGCGATGATGCTGGACATGCGGCGCACCTTCGATGACATGGTGCTCGCCCACGCAGGCCGAGAGCGGGCCGACGCCATCCTGACCAACCCGTTCTATCAGACGATCTCCACGTCCTTCTCCGGTACGCAGGAGTACATGGCGATGGAGAAGCTGGGCCAGCTCACCCAGGACGGCTCCTGGGATCTGATCATCGTCGACACGCCGCCGAGCCGCTCGGCACTGGACTTCCTCGACGCTCCACAACGGCTGTCCACGGTGCTGGACGGCAAGCTCATCAGGCTGCTCTCCGCGCCCGCCAGGGCAGGCGGGCGCGGTATCCGCAGACTGGTCGGCGCGGGGTTCTCGCTCTTCAGCAAGGCGGTGTCCACCGTCGTCGGTGGTCAACTCCTCGCCGATGCCTCCGCATTCGTCCAGGCATTCGACAGTATGTTCGGCGGTTTCCGCGAACGTGCCGAACACACCTACCGCACGCTGCGGTCACCTGGGACGGCGTTTCTGGTGATCGCCACTCCCGAACCGGACGCGTTGCGGGAGGCCTCTTATTTCGTGGACCGGCTCGCGGGCGAACAGATGCCGCTCGCAGGCCTGGTGATCAATCGAACCCATCCGATCATCGCGAGTCTGCCCGCGACGACCTCGCTGTCGGCCGCCGACGACCTGGCGCGGCAGAACAGCAGCCCGCTGGCCGAAGCCGTGCTCCGGCTGCACGCGGACCGCGTGGCGCTGGCCGAGCGTGAGCTGCGGCTGCTGTCCCGCTTCACCAAGTCACACCCCGAGGTGGCCGTCGTCGGTGTCCCCGCGCTTCCCGACGACGTGCACGATCTCACCGGTCTTCATGAGATCGGCAACCGACTGGCCTCGGCCGAGTCCGCAGGCTGA
- a CDS encoding ArsA-related P-loop ATPase: MRASTAGWTEQLARVRLHVITGKGGTGKTTVAAALALALADRGRRVLLVEVEDRQGIAGVFGTPPLPYSEEHLATGPGGGEVLALAIDAEAALLEYLTMFYNMGFAGRTLRRMGAVEFATTLAPGLRDVLLTGKIKECVRRIDERGRHVYDTVVVDAPPTGRVVKFLDVTRAMADLAKVGPIRSQSDGVVRLLHSGDTAVHLVSLLEELPVRETLEAVAELDAADLRPGAVLVNRVRPPRLPVRSITAAAGGRVDPARVRAGLESAGLNLDEATIEDLVAETIEHAIGVQSATRARLELEQPDLPTLELPEFTDGINRTTLFELARALRDQGVR, translated from the coding sequence GTGAGGGCGTCGACCGCCGGATGGACAGAGCAGCTTGCCCGAGTCCGACTGCACGTGATCACCGGTAAAGGTGGCACGGGCAAGACGACGGTGGCGGCTGCCCTCGCCCTCGCACTGGCCGACCGAGGCCGCCGGGTGCTGCTCGTGGAGGTCGAGGACCGACAGGGCATCGCGGGCGTCTTCGGAACGCCGCCCCTGCCTTACTCCGAAGAGCACCTCGCGACCGGCCCCGGCGGCGGCGAGGTCCTCGCGCTGGCCATCGACGCCGAGGCCGCGCTGCTCGAGTACCTCACGATGTTCTACAACATGGGGTTCGCCGGTCGGACGCTGCGCAGGATGGGCGCGGTGGAGTTCGCGACCACCCTCGCGCCCGGTCTCCGTGACGTGCTGCTCACCGGGAAGATCAAGGAATGCGTGCGTCGGATCGACGAGCGCGGACGACACGTCTACGACACAGTGGTGGTGGACGCGCCGCCGACCGGACGAGTGGTCAAGTTCCTCGACGTCACTCGGGCGATGGCGGACCTGGCGAAGGTCGGCCCGATTCGAAGCCAGAGCGACGGCGTGGTGCGACTGCTGCACTCCGGCGACACCGCGGTGCACCTGGTGAGTCTCTTGGAGGAGCTTCCCGTGCGCGAGACCCTGGAGGCGGTGGCGGAACTCGACGCCGCAGACCTCCGGCCGGGTGCCGTGCTGGTCAACCGGGTGCGTCCGCCTCGGCTGCCTGTCCGATCGATCACGGCGGCGGCAGGCGGCCGGGTCGATCCCGCCAGAGTGCGCGCCGGACTCGAATCGGCCGGGCTGAACCTGGACGAGGCGACCATCGAGGATCTCGTGGCGGAGACGATCGAACACGCGATCGGCGTGCAGTCCGCGACCAGGGCGCGGCTCGAGCTCGAACAGCCCGACCTTCCGACGCTCGAACTGCCCGAGTTCACCGACGGGATCAACCGGACGACGCTGTTCGAGCTGGCCAGGGCACTGCGAGACCAGGGAGTTCGGTGA
- a CDS encoding DUF4177 domain-containing protein: MTKWEYATVPLLIHATKQILDQWGADGWELVTVLPGPTGEQLVAYLKRPKG, encoded by the coding sequence ATGACAAAGTGGGAGTACGCCACGGTCCCGCTCCTGATCCACGCGACCAAGCAGATTCTTGATCAGTGGGGCGCGGACGGCTGGGAGCTGGTGACGGTTCTGCCCGGCCCGACCGGTGAGCAACTCGTCGCCTATCTCAAGCGACCGAAGGGGTGA
- a CDS encoding RidA family protein, giving the protein MTEQHRQSWTARLAELGIELPPVAAPVAAYVPAVRSGSQVYTSGQLPLVDGSLQASGKVGAEVSPEEAKAYARTCGLNALAAVHALVGLDSVVRVVKVVGFVASAEGFTGQPAVINGASELFGEVFPETGGHARSAVGVAELPLGAPVEVEIIVEVA; this is encoded by the coding sequence GTGACCGAGCAGCATCGGCAGTCCTGGACGGCACGTCTGGCCGAACTCGGCATCGAGCTGCCGCCCGTCGCGGCGCCGGTGGCGGCCTACGTGCCCGCCGTGCGATCCGGTTCGCAGGTCTACACCTCCGGCCAGCTGCCGCTGGTGGACGGATCGCTCCAGGCATCCGGCAAGGTCGGCGCCGAGGTCAGTCCGGAGGAGGCCAAGGCCTACGCGAGGACCTGTGGGCTCAACGCGCTGGCCGCCGTGCATGCACTGGTGGGACTCGACTCGGTTGTCCGGGTCGTCAAGGTCGTCGGCTTCGTCGCGTCGGCCGAGGGCTTCACCGGCCAGCCCGCAGTGATCAACGGAGCCTCAGAGTTGTTCGGCGAGGTGTTCCCCGAGACCGGCGGCCACGCGAGATCGGCGGTCGGGGTGGCCGAGCTTCCGCTGGGCGCCCCGGTCGAGGTCGAGATCATCGTCGAAGTCGCCTGA